A window of Desulfobacterales bacterium contains these coding sequences:
- the proX gene encoding glycine betaine/L-proline ABC transporter substrate-binding protein ProX produces MRRILTRTGLALLIFAACLMAFPGGSVAEDLPGKGKKVEPGAATWTTGFFLEALYSRACEQLGYDVEEAKKLGAPIFYRSLAEGDLDFWANGWFPLHAEFLPRNWSERIDMAGTVVRAGAVQGYLVSKEHVEEYDIKSLDDFKREEVKEAFDANGDGKADLVACPPGWGCEKTIKFHMNTYDLWDHVNLIKAGYSASMADAIARYNEGEPVFFYTWTPNWTVYKLKPGEDVMWINVPEIVPKEGQKGLEEDMVAKGLTGTVTDPCKMGFVANDIRVVANKKFINNNPAIKTMFSLMSVPFSDIAEQNNKMFEGQDKQEDIERHVDEWIEKNQGKWDAWIEAAKATAK; encoded by the coding sequence ATGAGACGCATTTTAACACGAACCGGATTGGCTTTACTGATTTTCGCCGCCTGCCTGATGGCATTTCCCGGGGGCTCCGTTGCCGAGGATCTGCCCGGCAAAGGCAAAAAGGTTGAACCGGGAGCCGCCACATGGACCACGGGATTTTTCCTGGAAGCGCTTTATTCCAGAGCCTGTGAGCAGCTTGGCTATGATGTCGAAGAGGCTAAAAAGCTCGGGGCGCCCATCTTCTACCGGTCCCTGGCAGAGGGCGATCTGGATTTCTGGGCTAACGGCTGGTTCCCGCTGCATGCCGAGTTTCTGCCCAGAAACTGGTCGGAAAGAATCGATATGGCCGGCACCGTCGTAAGGGCCGGCGCGGTCCAGGGCTACCTGGTATCCAAGGAGCATGTCGAGGAATACGACATTAAATCCCTGGATGACTTTAAACGCGAAGAGGTCAAGGAAGCATTCGACGCCAACGGCGACGGAAAAGCCGACCTGGTGGCCTGCCCGCCCGGCTGGGGTTGCGAAAAAACCATCAAGTTCCACATGAACACCTATGACCTGTGGGACCACGTCAATCTCATCAAGGCCGGTTACAGCGCCAGCATGGCGGACGCGATTGCCCGGTATAACGAGGGCGAGCCCGTCTTCTTCTATACCTGGACGCCGAACTGGACGGTTTATAAGCTGAAACCCGGCGAAGACGTGATGTGGATCAATGTGCCTGAAATCGTGCCCAAAGAGGGTCAGAAAGGCCTTGAAGAGGATATGGTTGCCAAGGGCCTGACCGGCACGGTTACCGACCCCTGCAAGATGGGATTTGTGGCAAATGATATCCGGGTGGTTGCCAACAAGAAATTCATCAACAACAACCCGGCCATTAAAACCATGTTTTCCCTGATGTCCGTTCCGTTCAGCGATATCGCCGAACAGAACAATAAGATGTTCGAGGGCCAGGACAAGCAGGAAGACATCGAGCGGCATGTGGATGAATGGATTGAAAAAAACCAGGGCAAGTGGGATGCCTGGATCGAGGCGGCCAAAGCCACTGCCAAATAA
- a CDS encoding proline/glycine betaine ABC transporter permease, with amino-acid sequence MFDIFKYTIPLDDWIELAVEWLVGNFRPQFQAIKIPIEVMLNGINDLLLWVPAEIILLAFLVIGWKTAGWKVGIFSIAAMAFIGFTGLWDETMTTLAMVISAVVVDVLIGVPLGIISSRSNKFEAVLRPVLDAMQTTPAFVYLVPVVMLFSIGTVAGVIATIIFSMPPIIRLTNLGIRQVHPELIEATYAFGATKRQVLWKVQIPLALTTIMAGLNQTIMLSLSMVVIASLIGAGGLGVPVFEGLNSLQVGLAGIGGLGIVLMAMVLDRITQAMGSTQDQE; translated from the coding sequence ATGTTTGATATATTTAAATACACCATTCCACTCGACGATTGGATTGAATTAGCGGTCGAGTGGCTTGTGGGCAATTTCAGACCCCAGTTCCAGGCCATCAAAATACCCATTGAAGTTATGTTAAACGGCATCAATGATTTGTTATTGTGGGTGCCTGCAGAAATCATTCTGCTGGCGTTTCTGGTCATCGGGTGGAAAACAGCCGGCTGGAAAGTCGGCATATTCAGCATCGCCGCCATGGCATTTATCGGGTTTACCGGCCTGTGGGATGAAACCATGACCACACTGGCCATGGTGATCTCAGCCGTTGTCGTGGATGTTTTAATCGGGGTGCCCCTGGGCATCATATCGTCCCGCAGCAACAAGTTTGAAGCGGTTTTACGGCCGGTTTTGGACGCCATGCAGACCACCCCCGCCTTCGTCTATCTGGTACCGGTTGTCATGCTGTTCTCCATCGGCACCGTGGCCGGGGTTATCGCCACCATCATTTTCTCCATGCCGCCCATTATCCGGCTCACCAACCTGGGCATCCGTCAGGTCCACCCGGAACTGATCGAGGCCACTTACGCATTCGGTGCCACCAAGCGGCAGGTGCTGTGGAAAGTTCAGATCCCGCTGGCCTTGACGACCATCATGGCCGGCTTGAACCAGACGATTATGCTCTCGCTTTCCATGGTCGTCATTGCCTCCCTGATCGGGGCCGGCGGCCTTGGTGTGCCGGTTTTTGAAGGCTTGAACAGTTTGCAGGTCGGCCTCGCCGGTATCGGCGGTTTAGGCATTGTGCTGATGGCCATGGTCTTGGACCGCATCACCCAGGCGATGGGCTCTACCCAGGATCAGGAATAA